The sequence TCTTCGCTGATACCAAGATAAAGGGTGCGGCGATAGCGCTCATAGCCCTTCAGCAGGGCCTCTCTGAGCGCCGCGTCGACCACCGAGGCAGCCAGCTTCTTTTCTTCGCTGATGTCCTCGATCAGATTGTTCAGGCCGGGAAGTAAGACCAGGGCCATGGTTTTTCGGTTGTGGGTGATTCAGTTGTTGGGGCTCAGCTCTCAATGGCCGGCGTGACCAGGAGCACCTGGGTCACGGCTTCGCGGGGGATCCGCCTGGTGCGGCCGCGCTGGTTGATCTGAAGCTCGCTCGCGGTGCGCTCCAGAAGAAGGCCCTCGCAGCGGCTTGCCGATCCCTTGGCGTCGCGGAAGTGCACGGCCACAGGGAAGCCGCGAAAGCTGCGGAAGTCCCGGTCGTCGCGCAGTTCCTCGCCGATGCCGGGGCTGCTGACCTCCAGAACATAGGCCTCGTCGGTCAGCAACCCCTCGGATTCAAGCGCCTCCACAAGCGGTGGGGACAGCGCTGCACAGTTGTCGAGCGTGATCTCGCCGCCTGAAGCCCGCTGCACCAGCACCTGCAACGTCATCGGAATCCGATGGCTGAGCAGTGCCACCCCCATGAGCTCACAGCCATGGGCGGCACACGTCTGCCGCGCCACGGCTTCCAGTTTGGGCAGCAGGGGATGGGGCACCGAAGGGGAGACCGTGGGAGACCGGAACCAGGCCTGGCCCAAAGACCTCAAGGCCTACTTTTCACCCTAGGGGATCCCTGCCGCCATCAGAAGGGGCAGACAGGGCCCCCAGATCGATCACGGGGGCCTCGGCGTAAT is a genomic window of Cyanobium sp. NS01 containing:
- a CDS encoding ribosome assembly cofactor RimP, which gives rise to MPHPLLPKLEAVARQTCAAHGCELMGVALLSHRIPMTLQVLVQRASGGEITLDNCAALSPPLVEALESEGLLTDEAYVLEVSSPGIGEELRDDRDFRSFRGFPVAVHFRDAKGSASRCEGLLLERTASELQINQRGRTRRIPREAVTQVLLVTPAIES